The Nicotiana tomentosiformis chromosome 2, ASM39032v3, whole genome shotgun sequence genome includes the window TtaaaaacatatacaaaattttCGATCACTATTGACGTATGTGATCGTGTAAATAAATGGACATAGTGCAGAAGTTGTTTCTTTTGTAAATACGTTTGCTTGAATTAATAGCATGTTTAATTtgaccaagcttctaaaatcagcttattttgagaagtgtttttctcaaaagtatttttggtgagaagAAGTTTGtgtttttgaaaagtacttttgagtaaCAATTAGTATTTGGCTACTTTTGAATAACAATTTGTATTTGACCAAGTTTTTTAAAAGTGTTTATAagtctatttttaaaaaaagtatttttcaaaaaagtatttttgaagaaaaactatttttgaagaaaaactatttttcagcttctcaaaaactgcttctgcttctcctcaaaatcacttttttccttccaaaaacttggccaaacaccttgcttttagaaaaaaatacacttttaacaacaaaaaaaaatacttttgacttGAAAGAAACTTGATCAAATAGGCTACTATAAATCGCAGTAAGGTTGTGTAACAAGAAGTTTGGCGGGACGAGGAGAAACACCAAACGGTAAACAGGAATAGGTACATGGAAAAATTCATATTTGAGTCATCTTAATAAATGGGTAGGACCAATGTTTGCTTAGAACTAGAAAACTGAGAGACAGCTTCTTTTGCAAAATCCGTTgctttttaatattatttaattcCTACCTTCCTGCCGAAATTATTTAATTCAGTTAGATAAGATGCAgacaaacaaaaaaataattactCCAAACAATTTCGGCAGGTTTGAATTCAACCACCtaaaatatgatttccaaatatTTTAACTCTTATTTTGAGCACGCTGTCATCTAATATAGAAACTTTATTATCTCTTATTGACATATTGCAATTCCGGTAGTGGGACATAAAATTGAGTTTAGATGTTATTTTACTATTTTTACCTTCACGTTTTCATATTATATCCCGTATAAGAATATGGAAACAATTTGTTCTTTTTGATTGACATGGAAAATGACATAATAATATTTGGACATGTAACTTATTACCTGAATGCATTATTTTTGCAATGTAGATAGAAAGTAAGATGAGAAAACAAGGTAAAAAGAAGAAAGCCATCATTTTTGCAAAATTCATGTCATTTTCAAAAAACATTCGTCTTTTTATGATTTCATCTGTGTAATATTTATTAAAACAAACCAATCAACATTTTATGCAGGAGACAAGAAAGCAGACTCTTTGAACCTAGGCATTGGATTTGGTTTAATTTATCTGTTTAACGCTACCAAAAATGAGCTGAACAAAATCGTTGAGATTCGTAGAGAATTGGAAATCCTGCTTCATAATTCCAAGATGGAATTCCAAAACCAAGGAAGAATCAGACGAAATCTTTCTGCTGCATCCCATTCAAGAGCCAAAATCTCACACGACGATTCAGATTGTGTTGAACAATTCGCATACTCTACTGATATAGAACAAGAATCAGAAATCACTTGCAGCCATGATCATACAGCTTTCAACTGCAAATCAATGAAAGGAAAAGAGACGAATTTGGAAATGAACCAACTTGAAGCAGAACTTGAAGTCGAACTAGAACGTTTGCAATTCCATTCAGATTCAGAAGTCACGTTGAAATATCCAACACATCAAGATGCAGAGGTACGTTCTGTTAGCAGTTACATTTGTTTAGATTACAAATTGGAGTATGACATGACTATACTAAATTGCTTTTAGTTTAGCTTGAGCAGAGCAATAGAAAGTatagggcagcccggtgcactaagcttccACAATGCATGCGtggggttcggggaagggccgAACCGAACCACAATGGTCtatcgtacgcagccttaccctgcatttctgcaagaggctgttttcatGGGTATAATTTTCTAATTAGTTTTGTGTAAGATCTCAAGTAGTGAACTTAAATTGTGGCAGATTATGGATAGCTCAGAAGGAAGCCTTGGCACAAGCTTTACAGAAGTATACAACCCTAATGCGTGTGTAACAATAAGAGAAAACTGTGGAGTTCCAGCAGAAGAATTAAACAGGAAACTGCATGAGCTTCTACAGACAAGGCAAGAAGAAAGGATCAAAGAACTGGAGTCAGCTTTAGAATCCACCATGCAAAAgcttgaagaaaaagaaaaggagatcTGTTGGTGGAGAGACACTGCCAAGGTCATCTCTCAACAAATTCCTAGTCGTCGATCACTAGCTACAATAGATTAAACGCCACACCAACCTTTAAGGAATTTGTCCAAAGTTTTTTTGGAtggaaagaaagaaaatgaaaaacagAACTTTTTACATGGCCGGATACCATTTCATGTAAATGAAGGTGAAGGGAAATAAACCACAGCTTCATATATCAAATACTAAAGTTTAGTTTGAAATAGCAAGAGGAATGGATGCCTTCATTTTGTTTCAGATAGTTGACACTTGCCACAGAGTTATTTCTCAGGAACACACTAAAAGTCTGGTTTAACATGTTGTCTGCTGACGAAGAATAAGGTAattatctatgagagaatgaaaaaTATTAACTTGGAAAAATACAATAAGTTTAAGCCAAACAATTACACTGCAAGTGTAAGCATGCATTTTTTCCCCAACAGAAAATGAAAAGCCCTGGTGATATCCTTTCACCTGTTTCTGCAATCATAGTAACAATTCCTTTGAATAGATTGAGAAGTAGGTGGTTGATAACCAAGATCATATACAGTTGTCTTGTAATAAAGC containing:
- the LOC104100292 gene encoding protein POLAR-like 1 produces the protein MGSEDYCSISIITARAFTEIRKRRSAEITCTRSFTTCISPRWILSRWFETKKGAEKVKEQQLQYGSGNNEKKKKKDSLTRLDRESSSPSPALEEPGDKKADSLNLGIGFGLIYLFNATKNELNKIVEIRRELEILLHNSKMEFQNQGRIRRNLSAASHSRAKISHDDSDCVEQFAYSTDIEQESEITCSHDHTAFNCKSMKGKETNLEMNQLEAELEVELERLQFHSDSEVTLKYPTHQDAEIMDSSEGSLGTSFTEVYNPNACVTIRENCGVPAEELNRKLHELLQTRQEERIKELESALESTMQKLEEKEKEICWWRDTAKVISQQIPSRRSLATID